The window TGGCAGGTGCAACCGATTACTTAACCAAACCCTTTGGCACTCAAGAACTGCTCACGTTGGTCGAAAAATATGTGGGCCTTGGTAACCCTTCCAGACCTCGCCCCGATCATCTGCTAGCAGATGCTATCAAGGACGACTTAGAGTTAGGAACAGGGCCAATGCCACCGTTCAGATAAGCATCCCAGGCAAAATGCGTATTTCAACGGACTCGTTGGGTAATCTTCTACAGAACACCATCGAGTGTAGGCCAGGGTGTATCAGCTTGACCGCAAGCAACTCTATGGATGGCACCGCAAGGTTAAGGGCGACCATGTTTTTACCGTATATAAAATGCAAGCATGACGGGTGATACCCTTCATAGCTCTCATGCGCTACTAAAGCTAAGTAAATCAATTTGTCCAGAATTTCAGCATTTCGTTAGTTTAGGGTTACCTTAATAGGCACAGGATGGTGCTTTAGAGCCTTAAAGCTGTCAAAGTTGCCCACACGAGTAAGGGTCAGTCTTAAAGATTTGCATCAAGGTAGCCAGTCGGCGAGTCATTGAATACTATGAGCATGGTTTTAGTGGTGGAAGACAGTATCCCGCAACGGGAGATGATTACCGAATTGCTGCGAGGGAGCGGTTTGGATGTCACTGCCGCAAATGACGGGGTAGAAGCCCTAGAGCATATTCAATCAGGGCGACCCCCTGATCTGGTTGTGTTAGACATTGTCATGCCTCGTATGAACGGGTACGAGGTCTGTCGCCGCCTAAAAGCAGATCCTTCGACTCAAGACGTACCCGTAATCCTATGTTCAT is drawn from Leptolyngbya sp. SIO1E4 and contains these coding sequences:
- a CDS encoding response regulator — encoded protein: MSMVLVVEDSIPQREMITELLRGSGLDVTAANDGVEALEHIQSGRPPDLVVLDIVMPRMNGYEVCRRLKADPSTQDVPVILCSSKGEEFDRYWGMKQGADAYIAKPFQPTELVGTVKQLLRG